From Sparus aurata chromosome 9, fSpaAur1.1, whole genome shotgun sequence, a single genomic window includes:
- the LOC115587910 gene encoding NADH-ubiquinone oxidoreductase 75 kDa subunit, mitochondrial — protein MLRLPVVSRSLFPAALTKGGAAATNNVRTAATATAAAPNLLEVFVDGNPVMVEPGTTVLQACEKVGMQIPRFCYHERLSVAGNCRMCLVEIEKVPKPVAACAMPVMKGWNILTNSDKTRKAREGVMEFLLANHPLDCPICDQGGECDLQDQSMQFGSDRSRFTESKRAVEDKNIGPLIKTIMTRCIQCTRCVRFASEIAGVEELGTTGRGNDLQIGTYVEKMFMSELSGNVIDICPVGALTSKPYAFTARPWETRKTETIDVLDAVGSNIVVSTRGGEVMRVLPRLNEDINEEWISDKTRFAYDGLKRQRLTQTMVKNESGQLVATTWEDALTRVAGALQGVEGNDVAAVVGGLVDAEALISLKDLLNRFNSDTLCTEEAFPMAGAGSDLRSNYLLNTGIAGIEEADLLLLVGTNPRYEAPLFNARIRKGWLHNELQVALVGKEVDLSYTHDHLGESATVLQEIASGTHPFSQVLAKAKRPVVVVGSSCLQREDGAAIMAAVSTIAQNARVSSGVEETWKVLNVLHRVASQVAALDLGYKPGVEAIRKNPPKLLFLLGADAGCITRQDLPKDSFIIYQGHHGDVGAPMADIILPGAAYTEKCSTYVNTEGRAQQTKVAVTAPGMAREDWRIIRAISELAGVTLPYDTLDEVRDRLAEVSPNLVRYDDVEEANYFKQANELSKAVNAAVLAGPLVPPQLTVKDFYMTDPISRASQTMAKCVKAVTEGAQAVDEPAIC, from the exons ATGTTGCGTCTGCCTGTTGTGAGCCGGAGCCTCTTTCCAGCAGCTCTCACCAAAGGAGGTGCGGCTGCAACCAACAATG TTCGCACCGCAGCTACAGCAACAGCAGCCGCCCCTAACCTCCTGGAGGTGTTCGTGGATGGGAATCCTGTCATGGTGGAGCCAGGGACCACTGTGCTGCAG GCATGTGAGAAGGTAGGAATGCAGATTCCTCGCTTCTGCTACCACGAGCGCCTGTCAGTCGCTGGGAACTGTCGCATGTGTCTTGTGGAGATTGAGAAAGTTCCTAAG CCAGTGGCAGCCTGTGCAATGCCAGTGATGAAGGGCTGGAACATTTTAACCAATTCTGACAAAACAAGGAAGGCCAG AGAGGGTGTGATGGAGTTCCTGCTGGCTAACCACCCATTAGATTGCCCAATCTGTGATCAGGGCGGAGAATGTGATCTTCAG GACCAGTCGATGCAGTTTGGCAGTGACAGGAGCCGCTTCACAGAGAGCAAAAGAGCGGTGGAGGACAAGAATATTGGCCCTCTCATCAAAACCATCATGACTCGCTGTATCCAGTGCACGCGCTGTGTACG CTTTGCCAGCGAGattgcaggtgtggaggaaCTGGGCACCACCGGCAGAGGCAATGACCTGCAGATTGGGACCTATGTGGAGAAAATGTTCATGTCAGAGCTGTCAGGGAATGTTATTGACATATGCCCAGTGGGGGCCCTGACCTCAAAACCATATGCATTCACTGCTCGTCCATGGGAGACcag GAAGACTGAAACCATTGATGTTCTGGATGCTGTAGGTAGTAACATTGTGGTGAGCACTCGCGGGGGCGAGGTGATGAGAGTCCTGCCTCGTCTCAATGAGGATATTAATGAGGAGTGGATTTCAGACAAAACCAG GTTTGCTTATGATGGACTGAAAAGGCAGAGGCTTACTCAGACAATGGTGAAAAATGAGTCTGGGCAGTTGGTTGCCACAACCTGGGAAGATGCTCTGACTCGAGTTGCTGGAGCA CTGCAAGGAGTGGAAGGAAatgatgttgctgctgttgttggagGCTTGGTTGATGCAGAGGCACTCATTTCCCTGAAAGACTTGCTGAATCGTTTCAATAGTGACACCCTGTGCACTGAGGAGGCATTCCCAATGGCTGGAGCTGG ATCTGATCTGCGTTCAAACTATCTCCTTAACACTGGGATTGCTGGCATTGAAGAAGCTGACCTGCTGCTTCTGGTTGGCACAAACCCACGCTATGAGGCTCCTCTTTTCAATGCGCGAATCAGAAAAGG CTGGCTTCACAATGAGTTGCAAGTGGCTCTTGTGGGAAAGGAAGTGGACCTGAGTTACACACACGACCATCTTGGGGAATCTGCCACGGTTCTTCAGGAAATTGCGTCAGGGACTCACCCATTTtcccag GTCTTGGCTAAAGCGAAGCGTCctgttgtggttgttggaagcAGTTGCCTGCAGAGAGAGGATGGGGCTGCAATAATGGCTGCTGTGTCAACGATTGCTCAAAACGCTCGCGTCAGCAGTGGCGTGGAGGAAACCTGGAAGGTTCTCAACGTACTTCACAG GGTTGCCAGTCAAGTGGCTGCACTTGATCTTGGGTACAAGCCAGGAGTGGAGGCTATCAGAAAGAACCCGCCCAAACTTCTGTTCCTACTTGGAGCTGATGCTGGCTGCATTACTCGCCAAGACCTCCCAAAGGATAGCTTCATAATTTATCAAG GTCACCATGGCGATGTCGGTGCACCAATGGCTGATATCATACTTCCTGGAGCTGCATATACTGAGAAATGTAGCACCTATGTGAACACTGAAGGCCGTGCCCAGCAGACCAAAGTGGCTGTGACTGCTCCAGGCATGGCGAGGGAGGATTGGAGGATCATCAGAGCCATTTCTGAG CTTGCTGGAGTAACTCTGCCATATGACACCCTTGATGAGGTGCGTGATAGACTGGCAGAGGTTTCCCCAAATCTGGTGCGATATGATGATGTCGAGGAGGCTAACTACTTTAAGCAGGCTAACGAACTCTCTAAG GCAGTGAACGCGGCTGTCCTTGCCGGACCTTTAGTCCCTCCACAACTTACTGTGAAGGACTTCTATATGACTG ATCCGATAAGCAGAGCCTCCCAGACGATGGCGAAGTGTGTGAAAGCTGTCACAGAGGGGGCACAAGCTGTGGACGAGCCAGCCATATGTTAA